Proteins encoded in a region of the Haloglomus salinum genome:
- a CDS encoding DUF2070 family protein has translation MSNTQGDLASLSRFIFRAPSWYSSIAFALLIAAFAGVAAFESQFVLEDAWEGIFYIGVPTVVASLVTPPVDRLFGGHLTPNRASLLALTCELVVVVVLTAAGAVAVLTPLGQQFVFDALVAALASIFALRLLVIMAVSHESLAAAIVPASIQTVAAAALLFIYSGTIRLFEVGGPLTQVFLNRADQAPSEITVVGPETFVLLAITCVLYVGSVYAFLLVIDRPWRNSLGVSVLDFLRGFVGHIAEGTDELEEFFEQLGEEAVVPVTVLAFREPGGVEKARFVLPMIHPGPMGEIGGGNLPERVAQEADGLAFPPHATAGHDFNLVTAREVETIIDAADRAFDRIDYTADATRSYRTSHGEATLIGQAFGKDAFMTATYAPAFADDVEYAVGLSAQAEARSGGLDDVLLADAHNCNNGLEGDDLGHITPGSKRSFDMIQAAGQLGETLAAAERHPLSLGVAWDRTDWNPQDGIGPLGIRVAVTEVDDQRTAYVLIDGNNMEPGLRDRLVEHLLSELDIGDVEALTTDTHIVNTVEAVNQVGTAIEAAPLVEAVEAVTREAIDDIAPVEAGMATERAEVTVFGNDRTETLASHANAMISMGGALAAVFILAVTAISGLIFFLA, from the coding sequence ATGAGCAACACACAGGGCGACCTCGCCTCGCTGTCGCGGTTCATCTTCCGGGCGCCGAGCTGGTACTCCAGCATCGCCTTCGCGCTCCTCATCGCCGCGTTCGCGGGCGTAGCCGCCTTCGAGTCCCAGTTCGTCCTCGAGGACGCCTGGGAGGGCATCTTCTACATCGGTGTCCCGACGGTGGTAGCGTCACTCGTCACGCCCCCCGTCGACCGGCTGTTCGGTGGCCACCTCACGCCCAACCGGGCCTCGCTGCTGGCACTCACCTGCGAACTCGTCGTCGTCGTCGTCCTGACGGCTGCCGGCGCCGTCGCGGTCCTGACACCGCTGGGACAGCAGTTCGTCTTCGACGCGCTCGTGGCGGCGCTGGCCAGCATCTTCGCGCTCCGGCTACTCGTCATCATGGCCGTCTCCCACGAATCCCTGGCCGCCGCCATCGTCCCGGCCAGCATCCAGACGGTCGCCGCCGCCGCCCTCCTGTTCATCTACAGTGGGACCATCCGCCTGTTCGAGGTCGGCGGGCCGCTGACGCAGGTCTTCCTCAACCGCGCGGACCAGGCACCGAGTGAGATCACCGTCGTCGGCCCGGAGACGTTCGTCCTGCTGGCTATCACCTGTGTACTCTACGTCGGCTCAGTCTACGCCTTCCTGCTGGTCATCGACCGCCCGTGGCGCAACTCGCTCGGCGTCTCGGTGCTGGACTTCCTCCGTGGATTCGTCGGCCACATCGCCGAGGGAACAGACGAACTCGAGGAGTTCTTCGAGCAGCTCGGGGAGGAGGCCGTCGTCCCCGTCACCGTCCTCGCGTTCCGCGAGCCCGGCGGCGTCGAGAAGGCCCGGTTCGTCCTGCCGATGATTCACCCCGGCCCGATGGGGGAGATCGGCGGCGGCAACCTCCCCGAGCGCGTGGCCCAGGAGGCCGACGGACTGGCCTTCCCGCCCCACGCCACCGCCGGCCACGACTTCAACCTCGTCACCGCACGCGAGGTCGAGACCATCATCGACGCCGCCGACCGCGCGTTCGACCGCATCGACTACACCGCCGACGCGACCCGCTCGTACCGGACCAGCCACGGCGAGGCGACGCTCATCGGCCAGGCGTTCGGCAAGGACGCGTTCATGACAGCCACCTACGCGCCCGCCTTCGCCGACGACGTGGAGTACGCGGTCGGGCTCTCCGCACAGGCCGAGGCCCGTTCGGGGGGACTCGATGACGTCCTGCTGGCGGACGCTCACAACTGCAACAACGGACTGGAGGGCGACGACCTCGGGCACATCACACCGGGATCGAAGCGCTCGTTCGACATGATACAGGCGGCCGGCCAGCTGGGCGAGACCCTCGCGGCCGCCGAGCGCCATCCCCTCTCGCTGGGCGTCGCGTGGGACCGGACCGACTGGAACCCACAGGACGGCATCGGTCCACTCGGTATCCGCGTCGCCGTCACCGAGGTCGACGACCAGCGCACGGCGTACGTGCTCATCGACGGGAACAACATGGAGCCGGGGCTCCGGGACCGACTGGTCGAGCACCTCCTCTCCGAACTCGATATCGGCGATGTCGAGGCGCTCACGACGGACACGCACATCGTCAACACGGTCGAGGCGGTCAATCAGGTCGGCACCGCCATCGAGGCCGCCCCGCTCGTCGAGGCCGTCGAGGCCGTCACCCGCGAAGCCATCGACGATATCGCCCCCGTCGAGGCCGGGATGGCGACCGAGCGTGCCGAGGTGACCGTCTTCGGCAACGACCGCACCGAGACGCTGGCCTCCCACGCCAACGCGATGATATCGATGGGCGGGGCGCTCGCAGCCGTGTTCATCCTCGCGGTGACGGCCATCAGTGGTCTCATCTTCTTCCTGGCCTGA
- a CDS encoding GMP synthase subunit A produces MTRIVVVDNHGQFTHLEQRALRDIGVDTDIVDNETPPDEVDADGIVLSGGPDMDRVGRAPDYLDLDIPVFGICLGMQLIADELGGEVGAGDYGGYADVTVRIDDEDDPLVGSLAPETRVWASHADEVKRVPGGFTRTAESDVCGVEAMSDTERDLYGVQWHPEVAHTERGEEVFENFRTLCDRR; encoded by the coding sequence ATGACCCGTATCGTCGTGGTGGACAACCACGGACAGTTCACCCATCTGGAGCAGCGGGCACTCCGCGACATCGGTGTCGACACGGACATCGTCGACAACGAGACCCCGCCCGACGAGGTCGACGCCGACGGCATCGTGCTCTCGGGCGGCCCCGACATGGACCGCGTCGGTCGCGCACCCGACTACCTCGACCTCGACATCCCGGTGTTCGGCATCTGTCTGGGGATGCAACTCATCGCCGACGAACTCGGCGGCGAGGTCGGGGCCGGTGACTACGGCGGCTACGCCGACGTGACCGTCCGCATCGACGACGAGGACGACCCGCTCGTCGGCTCGCTGGCCCCCGAGACGCGGGTGTGGGCCAGCCACGCCGACGAGGTCAAGCGCGTCCCCGGCGGCTTCACCCGCACGGCGGAGAGCGACGTCTGCGGCGTCGAGGCGATGAGCGACACCGAGCGCGACCTCTACGGCGTCCAGTGGCACCCCGAGGTCGCCCACACCGAACGGGGCGAAGAGGTATTCGAGAACTTCCGGACGCTCTGCGACAGGCGTTAG
- a CDS encoding VOC family protein: MTSDPHLGHVHLKVRDVDRAIEFYRDVLGLDVAERHGNFAFLSFGAHHHDLALQGLGEGAAGPGPGVGLYHSAWEVSDGTALRETYERLHDRGVEVAPVDHGISKALYFDDPAGNGVEVYLDTRASREVEEWVGRNERFDPTVL, encoded by the coding sequence ATGACCAGCGACCCACACCTCGGCCACGTCCACCTGAAGGTCCGCGACGTGGACCGGGCCATCGAGTTCTACCGCGACGTGCTCGGCCTCGACGTGGCCGAACGGCACGGCAACTTCGCCTTCCTCTCGTTCGGCGCACACCACCACGACCTCGCGCTACAGGGACTCGGCGAGGGCGCTGCCGGACCCGGCCCCGGCGTCGGTCTCTATCACTCGGCGTGGGAGGTGTCCGACGGCACCGCACTGCGCGAGACCTACGAGCGGCTCCACGACCGCGGCGTCGAGGTGGCACCGGTCGACCACGGCATCTCGAAGGCCCTCTACTTCGACGACCCCGCAGGCAACGGGGTGGAGGTGTACCTCGACACGCGCGCGTCACGTGAGGTTGAGGAGTGGGTGGGCCGCAACGAGCGGTTCGACCCGACCGTGCTCTGA
- a CDS encoding DUF7097 family protein: MKTPSGTSVGVDDPYEHVERCDHLTDDGRCRYAAEYAQHDPEFAAERRADDLRCPAADPDGAWDWADCPHFRARQRSRECIRCGLEEVRLANVEARDTRPLLEEHHLSYRGEPEADMAHEITVYLCRWCHAKVHQSWARVDDDAAPDPEAIAAKEERRAREQAETGFETAAERFDPGDTDDSS, from the coding sequence ATGAAGACCCCGTCAGGAACTTCCGTCGGCGTGGACGACCCGTACGAACACGTCGAGCGCTGCGACCACCTGACCGACGACGGGCGGTGTCGGTACGCCGCCGAGTACGCCCAGCACGACCCGGAGTTCGCCGCCGAGCGCCGGGCCGACGACCTCCGGTGCCCGGCCGCCGACCCTGATGGCGCGTGGGACTGGGCCGACTGCCCGCACTTCCGGGCGCGCCAGCGCTCGCGAGAGTGTATCCGGTGCGGACTGGAGGAGGTCCGCCTGGCCAACGTGGAGGCGCGCGACACCCGGCCGCTGCTCGAGGAGCACCACCTCTCGTACCGTGGCGAGCCCGAAGCGGACATGGCCCACGAGATAACCGTCTACCTCTGTAGATGGTGTCACGCGAAGGTCCACCAGTCGTGGGCCCGGGTCGACGACGACGCCGCGCCGGACCCGGAGGCCATCGCCGCGAAGGAGGAACGCCGCGCCCGCGAGCAGGCCGAGACCGGCTTCGAGACGGCCGCCGAGCGGTTCGACCCCGGTGACACCGACGACAGCAGCTGA
- the purL gene encoding phosphoribosylformylglycinamidine synthase subunit PurL gives MPLAPSDRELVTEELGRDPTPAEEALFENLWSEHCAYRSSQPLLSAFDSEGPQVVVGPGDDAAVVALPVPGTEDDAETRYSDTYITMGVESHNHPSYVDPFDGAATGVGGIVRDTMSMGAYPIALADSLYFGDFDREHSRYLFEGVVEGISHYGNCIGVPTVSGSVAFHDHYEGNPLVNVACVGLLDEERLVTAAVQETGNKLVLVGNGTGRDGLGGASFASEDLAEDAETEDRPAVQVGDPYTEKLLIEANEELVDNDLVRAARDLGAAGLGGASSEMIAKGGLGAEIELERVHQREPKMNALEILLAESQERMCYEVRPEEVDAVRDIAEKYDLGCSVIGEVTEDRYVCTFEGETVVDAPAEFLADGAPMNDLDHVEPEQPATDLPSPALDAAFEAVVGSPNTASKEWVYRQYDHEVGTRTALRPGDDAALVAVRESAPVDAAPGTGLALSAGADPNWTDAAPYEGARAVALENATNIAAKGAHPLAAVDCLNGGNPEKPDVYGGFRGIVDGLADECAGLDVPVVGGNVSLYNDSEAGPVPPTPTLAMVGTKPGYDAPPAAFAGEGTVLVVGDPVLDGEAVPLGGSEYLAQHGGSDVFPTPPENGTEFVRALAGVADHDATHAVHDVSHGGLAVSLAEMVTDAAGADIDLGNGDAAHLLFNERVGRAVVETTDPEAVREAFDGVAPVHEVGASTSDGSLSVAAGGESVSVGVEEIRELRSVIDRELA, from the coding sequence ATGCCGCTTGCACCCTCGGACCGCGAACTCGTCACCGAGGAGCTGGGTCGGGACCCTACGCCAGCCGAGGAAGCGCTCTTCGAGAACCTCTGGAGCGAGCACTGCGCCTACCGCTCCTCACAGCCGTTGCTCTCGGCGTTCGACTCCGAGGGCCCGCAGGTCGTCGTCGGCCCGGGCGACGACGCCGCCGTCGTGGCGCTCCCCGTCCCCGGCACCGAGGACGACGCGGAGACCCGCTACTCGGACACCTACATCACGATGGGCGTCGAGTCGCACAACCACCCCTCCTACGTCGACCCGTTCGACGGCGCCGCGACGGGCGTCGGCGGCATCGTCCGGGACACGATGTCGATGGGCGCCTACCCCATCGCGCTGGCCGACTCGCTGTACTTCGGCGACTTCGACCGCGAGCACTCGCGCTACCTGTTCGAGGGTGTCGTCGAGGGCATCTCCCACTACGGCAACTGCATCGGTGTCCCGACGGTCTCGGGCTCGGTCGCCTTCCACGACCACTACGAGGGGAACCCGCTCGTCAACGTCGCCTGCGTCGGCCTGCTGGACGAGGAGCGTCTGGTCACGGCCGCCGTGCAGGAGACCGGGAACAAGCTCGTCCTCGTCGGGAACGGAACCGGCCGGGACGGGCTCGGCGGCGCCTCCTTCGCCTCCGAGGACCTCGCAGAGGACGCCGAGACGGAGGACCGCCCCGCCGTCCAGGTGGGCGACCCGTACACGGAGAAGCTCCTCATCGAGGCCAACGAGGAACTCGTCGACAACGACCTCGTGCGCGCGGCGCGCGACCTCGGCGCGGCCGGGCTGGGCGGCGCGTCCTCGGAGATGATCGCGAAGGGCGGCCTCGGGGCCGAGATCGAACTCGAGCGTGTCCACCAGCGCGAGCCGAAGATGAACGCGCTGGAGATTCTCCTCGCCGAGTCCCAGGAGCGGATGTGCTACGAGGTCCGCCCCGAGGAGGTCGACGCCGTGCGCGACATCGCCGAGAAGTACGACCTCGGCTGCTCGGTCATCGGCGAGGTGACCGAGGACCGCTACGTCTGCACGTTCGAGGGCGAGACGGTCGTCGACGCGCCCGCGGAGTTCCTCGCCGACGGCGCGCCCATGAACGACCTCGACCACGTCGAGCCCGAACAGCCGGCGACGGACCTCCCGTCCCCGGCCCTCGACGCGGCCTTCGAGGCCGTCGTCGGTTCGCCCAACACCGCCTCCAAGGAGTGGGTCTACCGGCAGTACGACCACGAGGTCGGTACCCGTACCGCGCTCCGGCCCGGTGACGACGCGGCGCTCGTTGCAGTGCGTGAGTCGGCGCCCGTCGACGCCGCACCCGGCACCGGCCTCGCGCTCTCCGCCGGCGCGGACCCCAACTGGACGGACGCCGCACCCTACGAGGGTGCCCGTGCGGTCGCCCTGGAGAACGCCACCAACATCGCCGCGAAGGGTGCGCACCCGCTCGCGGCCGTGGACTGCCTCAACGGTGGCAACCCGGAGAAGCCCGACGTGTACGGCGGTTTCCGCGGCATCGTCGACGGCCTCGCCGACGAGTGTGCCGGCCTCGACGTGCCGGTCGTCGGCGGCAACGTCTCGCTCTACAACGACTCCGAGGCGGGCCCGGTCCCGCCGACGCCGACGCTGGCGATGGTCGGCACGAAGCCCGGTTACGACGCCCCGCCCGCTGCATTCGCCGGCGAGGGGACGGTGCTCGTGGTCGGTGACCCCGTGCTCGACGGAGAGGCCGTCCCGCTGGGCGGCTCGGAGTACCTCGCCCAGCACGGCGGAAGCGACGTGTTCCCCACGCCACCCGAGAACGGCACCGAGTTCGTCCGCGCGCTCGCGGGCGTGGCCGACCACGACGCCACCCACGCCGTCCACGACGTGAGCCACGGCGGGCTGGCAGTGTCGCTGGCCGAGATGGTGACCGACGCGGCCGGTGCGGACATCGACCTCGGTAACGGGGACGCGGCGCACCTGCTGTTCAACGAGCGAGTGGGCCGCGCCGTCGTCGAGACGACCGACCCCGAGGCCGTTCGCGAGGCGTTCGACGGCGTCGCGCCCGTCCACGAGGTCGGCGCGAGTACGAGCGACGGGTCGCTATCCGTCGCTGCCGGCGGTGAGTCGGTGTCGGTGGGTGTCGAGGAGATTCGCGAACTGCGGTCGGTTATCGACCGCGAACTGGCCTGA
- a CDS encoding PHP domain-containing protein — MLSVEFHSHSSLSYDGHDPVELLLGQAEAVGLDALAVTDHDEIDASLRAADLAPEYDLVGIPGMEITSEAGHVLGLGVEEAVPPGLSYDETLDRIHAQGGIAVVPHPFQKSRHGVAAHITRGQLSSADAIEVYNSRLLTGRSNRRAERFAREHGLPMTAGSDAHISEMVGQAVTEVDTTHEDVTSILDAVREGRTTVVGKRTPWRVSFRQFGGGILRRARQAMLAPF; from the coding sequence GTGCTGTCGGTCGAGTTCCATTCCCACTCGTCGCTGTCGTACGACGGGCATGACCCGGTCGAGCTCCTCCTCGGCCAGGCCGAGGCCGTCGGACTGGACGCGCTCGCCGTGACCGACCACGACGAGATCGATGCTTCCCTTCGCGCTGCGGACCTCGCGCCCGAGTACGACCTCGTGGGGATTCCCGGGATGGAGATCACCTCCGAGGCCGGTCACGTGCTCGGACTCGGCGTCGAGGAGGCCGTCCCGCCCGGGCTCTCCTACGACGAGACGCTCGACCGAATCCACGCCCAGGGCGGTATCGCGGTCGTGCCCCACCCCTTCCAGAAGTCCCGGCACGGGGTCGCCGCCCACATCACGCGTGGCCAGCTCTCGAGCGCGGACGCCATCGAGGTGTACAACTCCCGGCTCCTCACCGGCCGGTCGAACCGCCGGGCCGAGCGTTTCGCCCGGGAACACGGCCTCCCGATGACCGCCGGGAGCGACGCCCACATCAGCGAGATGGTCGGGCAGGCCGTCACCGAGGTCGACACGACCCACGAGGACGTGACCAGCATCCTCGACGCGGTCCGCGAGGGCCGGACGACCGTTGTCGGCAAACGCACGCCCTGGCGCGTCAGCTTCCGGCAGTTCGGCGGCGGCATCCTCCGCCGGGCGAGACAGGCCATGCTGGCCCCGTTCTGA
- a CDS encoding asparagine synthase C-terminal domain-containing protein → MQGFDADLVARALREDDPLPGTHGFAGTLPDGRPVRDVLGRYPLFTERDDHEVASADPAALDTPVRLPAGTVRSADGDERGWSLPDPPPTPDGRRAVRDVRDAIAESVAAVPSGRDDLAVAFSGGVDSAVVAAGFPRAPLYVAGVPGSPDIEAAREAARLCDRADDLTVVELDHAAIRDHAVSVARATGRTNAMDVAIAVPLVAVARRACEDGYGRLAVGQGADELFGGYDKVARAPEDPRLSAGTVRDAVREVVTGLPDQLERDVLALRAAGAEPVAPLLHDAVVRAALGLPERLLVSERGERKVALRRAARSLVPDRVAFRGKRAAQYGSRVARELDRLAREAGFERSEGAHVARFVGDRAGSVPDIRRPSRSD, encoded by the coding sequence ATGCAGGGCTTCGACGCCGACCTCGTGGCGCGAGCGCTCCGCGAGGATGACCCGCTCCCCGGTACCCACGGGTTCGCGGGGACGCTCCCCGATGGACGTCCCGTCCGGGACGTACTCGGCCGCTATCCGCTGTTCACCGAGCGTGACGACCACGAGGTGGCCAGCGCCGACCCGGCGGCTCTCGACACGCCGGTCCGGCTCCCCGCGGGCACGGTCCGCTCGGCCGACGGCGACGAGCGGGGCTGGTCGCTTCCCGACCCACCCCCGACTCCCGACGGCCGCCGGGCCGTGCGGGATGTTCGGGACGCCATCGCCGAGAGCGTCGCCGCCGTGCCGTCGGGCCGGGACGACCTCGCGGTCGCGTTCTCCGGCGGCGTCGACTCGGCCGTCGTGGCCGCGGGGTTCCCGCGGGCGCCACTCTACGTCGCGGGCGTCCCGGGGAGTCCGGATATCGAGGCCGCACGGGAAGCCGCTCGCCTCTGTGACCGTGCGGACGACCTCACCGTCGTCGAACTCGACCACGCCGCCATCCGCGACCACGCCGTCTCCGTCGCCCGCGCGACCGGGCGGACGAACGCCATGGACGTGGCCATCGCGGTGCCGCTGGTCGCGGTCGCGCGTCGCGCATGCGAGGATGGGTACGGACGACTGGCCGTGGGGCAGGGTGCCGACGAACTGTTCGGCGGCTACGACAAGGTCGCACGGGCTCCGGAGGACCCGCGTCTCTCGGCAGGTACCGTCCGAGATGCAGTCCGCGAGGTCGTCACCGGGTTGCCCGACCAGCTGGAGCGGGATGTCCTCGCGCTACGGGCGGCGGGCGCCGAACCTGTCGCACCGCTACTCCACGACGCGGTGGTCCGTGCCGCCCTCGGATTGCCCGAGCGACTGCTGGTGAGCGAGCGTGGCGAGCGGAAGGTCGCCCTCCGGCGGGCGGCGCGTTCGCTCGTCCCCGACCGCGTCGCGTTCCGCGGGAAGCGAGCGGCCCAGTACGGGAGCCGGGTTGCCCGTGAACTCGACCGGCTGGCCCGCGAGGCCGGGTTCGAACGCTCCGAGGGGGCACACGTGGCACGGTTCGTCGGTGACCGGGCCGGTAGTGTCCCGGATATCCGTCGCCCGTCGCGTTCGGATTGA
- a CDS encoding DUF7282 domain-containing protein gives MTGTHEKLRGITLAVLMVVSVFAGTIALSGSAVALQSGNFDNGNANAEQTSELIAQATWESTDNNGFQEYQVDFSGASGFDGDFGRVDDAEVEIVVYDATVAPGNIKATSADDGGTYDPAGATDLDEATVSGLSNEGDTIKVGLPSAYNNLDADDIIELRIADNQFQNPSTQGTYEGTIDLDPQSSSAFDEVTADLDVDEETDSVSGDDEAAAPGTGADDVWDDQATRYQGQDLFFAVTSSYEEGQSSPEGGSIDYQLRSVSGFDSTTGGYDSSSLERDITLDTDGPSAPDGSGISSGDYSASTLIDTSDLEGNYVITDGQGNYVETEGTAGIVDANADFITQTEASSSGAGEGDQSTEIVVQTLDTEFDEDSVASGDTVDIDFDSPVRSGYQVEVEADGLDQDDLFRIFDGSGVADLEPDSDSTDGTESVRDENITFTVTDTDFTAEADFSEIDTGDYDFTFNVTDSSAQDTASITVNEEDDIDATFARNAIVQQRGDVVGVSVALEETDTVTVVFGNSSDVNFEQKVRIRDDDDNDRVNFSFNTYLAGGVADQDASAAFNTEDDLIVGATIADGVPDDEPLEAGDYDLSARVDTDGDSSTPPVEQDLSVLTLEERSTDSAAVYSAPTGAAGSYDDAEDLRSDIVQSDAVAQNDLVVLQANVSGVFGYPNDAGDDYLGNEDSAPFGDYLKQGDESDELSYTASELSRLGVSLALQEEGPNADADSLNIGGATVYPDQDNDTMYIVFDSREINLEDGETYNASFAVPEDNFYVDDDDSGEDEAEVVSDTFEYEERELTFDTNEQGIITVEAAEGQTITGTTNLAPNTEITVRARASGEGAFLKTADVDVLADGTFNATLDFSDVPSNTSFTATVPGQGLEDNAETPGQVGSAQVGAATFSNQTFTGQATSVNVESVTVSEGGFVTIHDSTLVSDGAVFDSVRGTSEYLEEGTTENVTVELDSPIAPSGSGTYYAMPHLDSDGDETYDFVTSEGADDGPYVDGEGNPVTDAATITVERVATVTLNDQTTSGDNVLVESARLPDGGFVTIHDATVSDDPFGSVRGTSAYLDSGTSADINVSLDTPVEESGQFFAMPHRDTDGDETYDFVSSNGDDDGPYLNADGQIVLDSGQISLAGEMTPTPTEADEPTPTPTEADEPTPTDGEETTTTSSDGQPGFGLAVSLIALVGAALIALRRRD, from the coding sequence ATGACAGGAACACACGAGAAACTCCGCGGCATCACCCTTGCCGTCCTGATGGTCGTGTCCGTCTTCGCGGGCACGATTGCGCTCTCAGGATCGGCGGTTGCCCTTCAGAGTGGCAACTTCGACAACGGGAATGCCAATGCGGAGCAGACGAGCGAGCTGATTGCACAGGCAACTTGGGAGTCCACTGATAACAATGGCTTCCAGGAGTATCAGGTTGACTTCAGCGGTGCCAGTGGCTTCGACGGCGACTTCGGTCGCGTCGACGACGCTGAGGTCGAAATCGTCGTCTACGACGCGACGGTCGCCCCTGGCAACATCAAGGCTACGTCCGCTGACGATGGCGGTACGTACGACCCTGCTGGAGCCACCGACCTCGACGAGGCCACGGTCAGTGGTCTCTCGAACGAGGGCGACACCATCAAGGTCGGCCTCCCGAGTGCGTACAACAACCTCGACGCGGACGACATCATCGAACTGCGTATCGCGGATAACCAGTTCCAGAACCCGTCCACGCAGGGTACGTACGAGGGCACAATCGACCTCGACCCCCAGAGCAGCAGCGCCTTCGACGAGGTGACGGCTGATCTGGACGTTGACGAGGAGACCGACTCGGTCAGCGGTGACGATGAAGCCGCCGCGCCCGGCACTGGCGCTGACGATGTCTGGGACGACCAGGCGACTCGGTACCAGGGTCAGGACCTCTTCTTCGCAGTGACTTCCAGCTACGAAGAGGGTCAGAGCAGCCCCGAGGGCGGCTCTATCGACTACCAGCTCCGGTCGGTCAGCGGCTTCGACTCGACCACCGGTGGCTACGACTCCAGTTCGCTCGAGCGTGACATCACGCTCGATACGGACGGTCCCAGTGCCCCGGACGGCTCCGGCATCAGCTCGGGCGACTACTCCGCCTCGACGCTGATCGACACGTCGGACCTGGAGGGCAACTACGTCATCACCGACGGTCAGGGCAACTACGTCGAGACCGAAGGAACGGCCGGCATCGTGGACGCGAACGCTGACTTCATCACCCAGACCGAAGCGTCGAGCAGCGGCGCCGGTGAGGGTGACCAATCCACCGAGATCGTCGTCCAGACGCTCGACACGGAGTTCGACGAGGACTCCGTCGCATCCGGTGACACCGTCGACATCGACTTCGACTCGCCGGTCCGCTCCGGCTACCAGGTTGAGGTCGAGGCAGACGGCCTCGATCAGGACGACCTGTTCCGCATCTTCGACGGCAGCGGTGTGGCCGACCTCGAGCCCGACAGTGACTCCACTGACGGGACCGAGTCCGTCCGCGACGAGAACATCACGTTCACCGTCACGGACACCGACTTCACGGCCGAGGCTGACTTCTCGGAGATCGACACCGGTGACTACGACTTCACGTTCAACGTCACCGACTCGTCCGCTCAGGACACGGCCTCCATCACGGTCAACGAGGAGGACGACATCGACGCCACATTCGCTCGCAACGCCATCGTGCAGCAGCGCGGTGACGTCGTGGGCGTCAGCGTCGCACTCGAGGAGACCGACACGGTCACCGTCGTGTTCGGTAACAGCTCGGACGTCAACTTCGAGCAGAAGGTCCGCATCCGTGACGACGACGACAACGACCGCGTCAACTTCAGCTTCAACACCTACCTCGCTGGTGGTGTCGCTGACCAGGACGCATCGGCTGCGTTCAACACCGAGGATGACCTCATCGTCGGTGCCACGATCGCCGACGGTGTGCCGGACGACGAGCCGCTCGAGGCCGGCGACTACGACCTCTCGGCTCGCGTCGACACTGACGGCGACAGCTCCACGCCGCCCGTGGAGCAGGACCTTTCGGTCCTGACGCTCGAAGAGCGCAGCACCGACAGCGCGGCGGTCTACTCCGCCCCGACCGGTGCTGCTGGCAGCTACGACGACGCTGAGGACCTGCGCAGCGATATCGTGCAGTCCGACGCTGTCGCGCAGAACGACCTCGTCGTTCTGCAGGCGAACGTCTCCGGCGTCTTCGGCTACCCCAACGACGCTGGTGACGACTACCTCGGTAACGAGGACTCCGCCCCGTTCGGTGACTACCTCAAGCAGGGCGACGAGAGCGACGAGCTCTCGTACACTGCTAGCGAGCTGAGCCGCCTCGGTGTGTCCCTCGCGCTGCAGGAAGAGGGCCCCAACGCCGACGCGGACAGTCTGAACATCGGCGGTGCGACCGTCTACCCGGACCAGGATAACGACACGATGTACATCGTGTTCGACTCCCGGGAAATCAACCTCGAGGACGGTGAGACGTACAACGCGTCGTTCGCCGTCCCGGAGGACAACTTCTACGTCGATGACGACGACTCCGGTGAGGACGAGGCGGAGGTCGTCTCCGACACGTTCGAGTACGAAGAGCGCGAGCTCACCTTCGACACGAACGAGCAGGGCATCATCACGGTCGAGGCCGCGGAAGGTCAGACCATCACTGGAACGACCAACCTCGCTCCGAACACCGAGATCACCGTCCGTGCCCGTGCCAGCGGTGAGGGTGCGTTCCTGAAGACGGCCGATGTCGATGTCCTGGCGGACGGTACGTTCAACGCGACGCTCGACTTCTCGGACGTCCCGTCGAACACTAGCTTCACCGCGACCGTCCCGGGCCAGGGTCTCGAGGACAACGCCGAGACGCCCGGCCAGGTTGGTTCGGCCCAGGTCGGCGCTGCGACGTTCAGCAACCAGACCTTCACGGGTCAGGCGACGAGCGTCAACGTCGAGAGCGTCACCGTCTCCGAGGGTGGCTTCGTGACGATCCACGACTCCACGCTCGTCTCTGACGGTGCCGTCTTCGACTCCGTCCGTGGCACCTCCGAGTACCTCGAGGAAGGTACGACCGAGAACGTCACGGTCGAGCTCGACTCGCCGATCGCTCCGTCCGGGTCCGGCACGTACTACGCGATGCCGCACCTGGACTCCGACGGTGACGAGACCTACGACTTCGTCACGAGTGAGGGCGCCGACGACGGCCCCTACGTGGACGGCGAGGGTAACCCCGTCACCGACGCCGCGACCATCACGGTCGAGCGCGTCGCTACGGTCACCCTCAACGACCAGACCACCAGCGGTGACAACGTGCTCGTCGAGAGCGCGCGTCTCCCCGACGGTGGCTTCGTGACCATCCACGACGCCACGGTGTCCGACGATCCGTTCGGCTCCGTGCGTGGCACGTCCGCCTACCTCGACAGCGGGACCAGCGCCGACATCAACGTCAGCCTGGACACCCCGGTCGAGGAGAGCGGGCAGTTCTTCGCCATGCCGCACCGTGACACGGACGGCGACGAGACGTACGACTTCGTCTCGTCCAACGGCGACGACGACGGTCCGTACCTGAACGCGGACGGTCAGATCGTCCTCGACAGCGGGCAGATCTCGCTCGCTGGCGAGATGACTCCGACGCCGACCGAGGCCGACGAGCCGACTCCGACGCCGACCGAGGCAGACGAGC